In Argiope bruennichi chromosome X1, qqArgBrue1.1, whole genome shotgun sequence, a single window of DNA contains:
- the LOC129959388 gene encoding uncharacterized protein LOC129959388, translating to MSDLTTESFLACLRRFIAKRSKPSIIWSDNATNFKGAKNILDSLLKACKSDSVQRFCAKEGIVWNFIPPASPHFGGLWEANIGAMKRILLKVTKSTVLTFDELTTLVTQIEAVLSSIQLCPLSADPADLQPFTPGHFLVGAPLLSIPEPSDSLTNISLSSRWSLIQSLRSKFWKRWSQEYLNSLQSRAKWKLPQLNIKPGQLVLLKDNSKSPMEWNLVRIERTYPGADGIVRVTDIRTPKGIFRRSVNRLSTPF from the coding sequence ATGTCCGATTTGACTACTGAGAGTTTTTTAGCTTGTCTTAGGAGATTCATAGCTAAGCGGTCAAAACCCTCAATCATATGGAGTGATAATGCCACTAATTTTAAGggcgcaaaaaatattttggattcccTGCTAAAAGCATGCAAATCGGATTCAGTGCAAAGATTTTGTGCCAAGGAAGGTATAGTATGGAACTTCATACCTCCAGCATCTCCTCACTTCGGTGGATTATGGGAGGCCAATATTGGAGCTATGAAACGGATCTTGTTGAAGGTGACTAAATCAACAGTGTTGACTTTTGACGAGCTTACTACGCTGGTGACACAGATTGAAGCAGTTTTGAGTTCAATACAACTGTGTCCTCTTTCTGCCGATCCAGCTGATCTTCAACCTTTTACACCTGGCCATTTTTTGGTGGGAGCACCACTGTTGTCAATACCAGAACCCAGTGATTCACTGACTAACATTTCTTTATCTTCTAGATGGTCTCTCATCCAGTCTCTTAGAtccaaattttggaaaagatggaGTCAAGAATATCTCAACTCTTTGCAGTCTCGAGCTAAATGGAAACTACCTCAGTTGAACATCAAACCCGGACAGCTGGTACTCCTGAAGGATAATAGCAAAAGCCCGATGGAATGGAACTTGGTCCGAATTGAAAGGACATATCCTGGAGCAGATGGAATAGTCCGTGTCACAGACATCAGAACCCCTAAAGGAATTTTTCGGCGAAGTGTCAACAGACTGTCCACTCCCTTTTGA